CCAGTTCATGCAGTCGCACGGCGGGCTGACCGATGCGGCGCTGTTTCAGGGCAAGGACGCGATCCTGTCCGGGCCGGCCGGCGGCATCGTCGGTGCGGCGCTGACGGCGCGTCAGGCCGGCTTCGACAAGCTGGTGACGTTCGACATGGGCGGCACCTCGACCGACGTGGCGCATTATGCCGGCGAATACGAGCGAGCCTTCGACACGCTGGTAGCCGGCGTGCGCATGCGGGCGCCGATGATGCAGATTCATACGGTGGCGGCCGGCGGCGGCTCGCTGTGCCGGTTCGACGGCAGCCGCTACCGCGTCGGTCCAGAGAGCGCCGGTGCCGACCCGGGGCCGACCTGCTACCGGCGCGGTGGGCCGCTGACCGTGACCGACTGCAACGTCATGCTCGGCAAGCTGCAGCCGGCGTTCTTCCCGGCGATCTTCGGCCCGGACCGCGATCAGCCGCTGGATGACGCAGTGGTGCGCGATGCCTTCGCCGTATTGGCGGCGGAGATTCGCATGCTGACCGGCGACGCCCGTACGCCGGAAGAGGTTGCCGAGGGTTTTCTGCGCATCGCGGTGGAGAACATGGCCAACGCGATCAAGAAGATTTCCGTGCAGCGCGGCTACGACGTGACCGAATACGCGCTGGTCGCCTTCGGCGGCGCCGGTGGGCAACACGCCTGCTTGGTCGCCGATGCGCTGGGCGTGCGCACCGTGCTGCTGCATCCGCTGGCCGGCGTACTCTCGGCCTACGGCATGGGGCTGGCGGACGTGCGCGCGCTGCGCGAGCGTTCGCTTGAAGCGCCGCTGTCCGACGCGCTGCCGCCACTCACCGCCGCGCTCGACGCGATGGCGGACGAGGCGTGTGCCGAGCTGCAGGCGCAGGAAATTGCGCCGGAGCAGATCGTCGTGCGGCGGCGCGTGCATGTGCGCTACGCCGGTTCGGATGCGGCGCTGGAGGTGGATTTCGACCCGTCTGCGCAGCACATGCAGGCAGACTTTGAAGCCGCCTATCGCCAGCGTTTCGGCTTTCTCATGGCCGGCAAGCCGCTGGTGGTCGCCGCGGCGCTGGTCGAAGCGTCGGGTCGGCACTACGCGCTGGCGGCCGACGCGCTCGCAACACACACCGAACCGGCCGAGCCGCTGGCTCATGTGCAGACCTACATGGCCGGCGTCTGGCGCGACACGCCGGTGTACGACCGCGCCTGCTGCGCCGCCGGGCAGCGCATCGACGGACCTGCCATCCTGCGCGAGGCGACGGGCACCACGGTGGTCGAGCCGGGCTGGCAGGCCGCGCTGACCGACATCGGCAACCTGGTGCTCACGCGCGTCGAGGCGCCGGCGCGGCGCGAGGCCGTGGGCACACGCAGCGATCCGGTCATGCTGGAGGTGTTCAACAACCTGTTCATGTCGATCGCCGAACAGATGGGTTTCGCGCTGCAAAACACCGCGCATTCGGTGAACATCAAGGAGCGGCTGGATTTTTCCTGCGCGATCTTCGACGCCGCCGGTCAGCTCATTGCCAACGCACCGCATATGCCGGTGCATCTGGGTTCGATGGGCGAGAGCGTCCGCGCGGTGATTGCGGGCAATCCCGGGATGCGCCCCGGTGATGTGTATGCGCTGAACGATCCCTACCACGGCGGCACGCATCTGCCGGACATTACCGTGGTCACGCCAGTGTTCGATGCGGCGGGCGAGCGCGTGCTGTTCTACGTCGGCTCGCGTGGCCACCATGCCGATGTCGGTGGCCGCACGCCCGGCTCGATGCCGGCCGATTCGCACACGTTGGCCGAAGAAGGCGTGCTGCTCGACAACGTCAAGCTGGTTGCTGCTGGCGTCTTTCGCGAGGTCGAAATACGCGCGCTGCTGGCTGGCGGGCCGTGGCCGGCGCGCAATCCGGAGCAGAATCTGGCCGACCTGCGCGCCCAGGTCGCGGCCAACGAAAAGGGCGTGCAGGGCTTGCGGCAGATGGTCGCGCATTTTGGCCTGGACACCGTGCAGGCGTACATGGGCCACGTGCAGGACAATGCCGAGGAAGCGGTGCGCCGGGCCATCGACGTGTTGCATGACGGCGCGTTCGAGTACGCAATGGACGATGGCGCGAAGATCGCCGTCGCCGTGCGCATCGACCGTGCCGCGCGCACGGCCACGCTCGATTTCACCGGCACCAGCGCGCAGCGCGACAACAATTTCAACGCTCCGCTGGCGGTGTGTCGCGCGGCGGTGCTGTACGTCTTTCGCACCCTGGTCGACGACGATATCCCGATGAACGAGGGTTGTCTCAAGCCGCTGCAATTGCTCGTTCCGGAAGGTTGCATGCTCAATCCGCGGCCACCGGCGGCGGTTGTGGCGGGCAACGTCGAGACCAGCCAGGCGATCACCGATGCGCTGTACGGTGCGCTCGGCGTGATGGCCGCGGCGCAGGGCACCATGAACAACACCACCTTCGGCAACGCCGCGCATCAGTATTACGAAACCGTGGCCGGCGGCACCGGCGCGGGGCCGGATTTCGACGGCACGGACGCCGTGCAGTCGCACATGACCAACTCGCGGCTCACCGATCCGGAGATACTGGAGCTGCGCTACCCGGTGCGGGTCGAGGAGTTCGCCATCCGCCGCGGATCGGGCGGGCGCGGGCGCCATCGCGGCGGCGACGGCGTGCGCCGCAAGCTGCGCTTTCGTGAGGACATGGAACTGGTGATTCTCGCCAATCGGCGCCGGGTACCGCCGTTCGGACTGGCCGGTGGCGAGCCTGGCGCACCGGCGCGCAACTGGGTCGAGCGGGCGGACGGTCGCATCGAGCCGATGGGCGCCTGCGAGCGCCGCAGCGTCGGCGCGGATGACCTGTGGGTGCTCGAAACGCCCGGCGGGGGAGGTTACGGCAACGCGGACGAGGAGGGTACGGCATGACGCGCGAACGCATTGTATCGTCGGAGCATCTGGTCTCGGCACAGGCGGCGGAACTGAGCGAGTACGAATACGGGTTGATCGTCGCCGGCAATGCCTTCAACCGCTGGATGGTGCGTTGCATGGCCGTGGCCGGGTATCCGGATTTCAACGCCACCGATGTGCTGGTGCTGCACACGGTCAATCATCGTGGTCGGGAAAAGCGCCTGAACGACATCGGCTTTACGCTCAACATCGATGATGCGCACATCGTCAACTATGCGCTCAAGAAACTGCTCAAGGCCGGTCTGGTGAGCGCGCAAAAGCGCGGCAAGGAGCGGTTCTACCGCACGACCGAGCGCGGCCGCGAGGTGTGCCAGCGCTACCGCGAGGTGCGCGAAGCCTGTCTGGTGGACGCGTTTGCGGCGGTGGGGCCGGCCGAGAAAGGCGCCGTGTCCGATGCGGCGCAGCGCCTGCGCGCCTTATCCGGTCTCTACGATCAGGCAGCACGCTCGGCAACCAGCTACTGAGCACAAAGGCCGAACGATTTTCGTGAAATATCCGGGCAGGAGCCTGCCATGATTGCGCCGGGCTGGCGTGGCCGCGGTTTTGCGGCGTCAGGCGGCGGCGCGTGTCCGCCGCGGGTGGTTCAGGCCGTTCGCGCGTCGGGAAAGAAGCGGCTCAGGGTGTCGGCGGGCGCTTCGAGCGCGGCGTCTGCGCCCCATGTCTGCGGGCGGTCGGCGGCGTCGATGTAACCCCAACGGGCGATGGCGGTGCGCATGCCGGCGGCGCGGCCGGCAGCAATGTCGCGCTCGGCATCGCCGATGTAGAGGCAGTCGCCCGGCGCCAGGCCGCACAGCGTTGCCGCATGCAGCAGCGGCGCGGGGTGCGGCTTGCGCTGCGCCAGCGTGTCGCCGCTGACCACGCAGCGGCTGCGGGCGCCCAGACCGAGCGTATGCAGCAGGGGATCGGTGAGATAGCCGGGTTTGTTGGTGACGATGCCCCAGACGATGCCGGCGCTTTCCAGCGCGCGCAGCAGTGCCTCCATGCCGGGGAACAGGCGCGTGCCCTGGCAGAGCGAGGCGGCGTAAATGTCGAGAAAGCGCTGGCGCAGGGCCGCGAAGCGTTCGGGGGCCAGTGCGGTGCCGAAGCCGATGTCGACCAGCCCTTTGCTGCCATGCGAGACGTGGCCGCGCATCTGCTCGAAGGGCAGGGGCGGCAGGCCTTCCTCGGCGCGCAGGGCCGTGAGCGCCCCGGCCATGTCCGGGGCGGTGTCGAGCAGGGTGCCGTCGAGGTCGAACAGGACGCCGCGCAGGATGGGCTCAGGCTTGCACGGTTCAGGCATGCACGGCGTGTACGAGGTAGTTGACGGACACGTCGTCGCCGAGGCGGTATTGCCGGGTCAGCGGGTTGTAGCTCATGCCGGTCAGATGCGCGGTGTGCAGATCGGCGGCGCGGATCGCGGCGTCGAGTTCGGAGGGGCGGATGAAGCGGCGGTACTCGTGCGTGCCGCGCGGCAGCATGCGCATCAGGTATTCCGCGCCGACAATGGCAAGCAGGAACGATTTTGGATTGCGGTTCAGCGTGGAGAAGAACAGGTGGCCATCCGGCTTGGCCAGCGTCGCGCAGGCTTGCACCACGGATTCGGGGTCGGGCACGTGTTCGAGCATTTCCATGCAGGTGACCACATCGTAACTGCCGGGTTCGTGCGCGGCCAGCGCTTCGGCGGTGATCTGCTGGTAGTCGACCTTCAGGCCGCTTTCCAGGCCGTGCAGCCTGGCGACCGACAGCGGAGCTTCGCCCATGTCGATGCCGGTGACTGTGGCGCCGCAGGCGGCCATGGCTTCGGCCAGAATGCCGCCGCCGCAGCCGACGTCGAGCACGCGCTTGCCGTCGAGCCCGCCGCTATGGGTTTCGATGAAGCCCAGCCGCAGGGGGTTGATCTCGTGCAGCGGGCGGAATTCGCCGTCGGTGTCCCACCAGCGGTGGGCGAGTTCCTCGAACTTGCCGATTTCGCGGGGGTCGACGTTGGTCTGGGTTTGCGCTTGGGCTTGGCTCATGGGCGTATGCAACGATGAAGGGGTTTGTCGTGCAGTTTACACCGCAATAGCGGGTTGATGGGCCGTATGCGTCAGCCTGCGTCGGGAGGGCGCCTGTTGCGCAGGCCCAGCACGAGCAGCCACAGGCCGAGCCCGGCAAGCGCGCAGCACAGGACGGCGAGCGAGATCCAGACCACCTCGATGTACTGCAACGTGAAGCCGACGAACATGCCGTAGAGCAGGATCGCAACCGGCACCACAATGACGAGAAGCGGAGCCCATTGCTTGAGCGCGCGGACGAAGGGCGTGGCGGGATGCTGGGGCATGCTGATTCCTCGGCTGACGACTTTGATAAATCCCCCGATAAACCATGCGCAGAGGCGTTCTTGCCTGATCTTTGAATCCAAATCTCCGCGCAATCATCGCCATGCTAACGGATTATCCGGGTGCATGATGGCCGATGCCGCATTCAGCGCCTAAAATGGGTATTTCACAATTCACATTCCCGTAAGCGAAGCGTGTCCGAAAGGATTATTCTTTGCGCTCCATTCATTGCCACTGACCCCGAGTTTTCCCATGTCATTGTTGTCTTCTGTTGCCCTGGCCCCCCGCGATCCGATTCTGGGTCTTAACGAAGCGTTTGCCGCCGATCCACGGCCGGACAAGGTGAACCTCGGCGTCGGCGTGTACCGCGACGCGCAGGGCCGCCTGCCGCTGCTGCGCTCCGTGCGCGAGGCGGAGCAGCGCCTTGTCGGCGAGGCGCAGCCGCGCGGCTACCTGCCGATCGACGGACTGGCCGCCTACGACAAAGCGGTGCAGGCGCTGCTGTTCGGTGAGCAGGCCGCCGTGCTCGCCGCAGGCCGCGTGGTGACCGCGCAGTCGGTCGGCGGAACCAGCGCGCTCAAGATCGGCGCGGACTTCCTCAAGCGCACCCTGCCTGCGGCCAGAGTGGCGATCAGCGATCCGAGCTGGGAAAACCACCGCGCGATCTTCGAGAGCGCCGGCTTCGAGGTCGGCGTCTATCCGTACTACGATGCGGCCACGCATGGTGTGAATTTCGCCGGCATGCTGGACGGACTGCGCGCGCTGCACGTGGGCGACATCGTGGTGCTGCATGCCTGTTGCCATAACCCGACCGGGGTGGACCTGGACGGCGCGCAGTGGGCGCAGGTCATCGAGGTGCTGCGCGAGCGCGAACTGGTGCCGTTTCTGGATATGGCCTATCAGGGCTTCGGCGAAGGCAACGAGGGCGATGCCGCGGTCGTGCGGATGTTTGCGGACAGCGGGCTGGCGGTGTTCGTGGCCAATTCGTTTTCCAAGTCGTTCTCGCTGTACGGCGAGCGCGTCGGCGCGCTGTCGGTGGTCACGGCCGATGCGGACGAGGCCGAGCGCGTGCGCTCGCAACTCAAGCGGGTGATCCGCGCGGACTATTCCAACCCGCCGACGCACGGCGCGATGCTGGTTTCGACGGTGCTGAACACGCCGGAGCTGCGCGCGCTGTGGGAGGAAGACCTCGGCGACATGCGCGACCGCATCCGCAGCATGCGCCGTGGCCTGGTCGCGCGCATTGCCGCGCACGGCGACCCGCGTGATTTCAGCTTCATCGTGCGCCAGCGCGGCATGTTTTCGTATTCCGGTCTGAACGCAGAGCAGGTGGAGCGGCTGCGCGAGGAATTCGGCATCTATGCCGTCAGTTCCGGGCGCATCTGCGTGGCGGCGCTGAATGACGCCAATCTCGACGCGGTCGCCACCGCCATCGCGGCCGTCAGCGCGTAGGCCCAACGCCCCTGCGTACAGGGGCCGACTCAAGGAGGTGACGACAATGCCCGGAGCAATTCGCATCCATGAAAACGGTGGCCCGGACGTGCTGCGGTTCGAAGATGTCGCGGTCGGCCAGCCCGGCCCCGGAGAAGTGCGGCTCAGACAGACCGCCGTCGGCTTGAACTATATCGACGTGTACCATCGCACCGGGCTGTATCCGGTCGAATTGCCCACGGTGCTCGGCATGGAAGCGGCGGGCCGCGTGGAGGCGGTCGGCCCCGGCGTCGATGAGCTGCGCCCCGGCGACCGCGTCGCCTATGCCGGCGGCCCCTTGGGCAGCTATGCCGAGCAGCGGCTGATGCCGGCGCGGGGGCTCGTCAAACTGCCGGACGGGATCGACGAGCGCACCGCTGCGGCGATGATGCTCCAGGGCATGACGGTGCAGTATCTGATCCGGCAGACCTACCGCGTGCAGCCGGGAGAAACCGTGCTCTGGCACGCCGCGGCGGGCGGCGTCGGGCTGATCGCCTGCCAGTGGCTCAAGGCGCTGGGCGTGACCGTCATCGGCACGGCCGGAACCGATGAAAAAGCCGCGCTGGCGCGGGCGCACGGATGCACGCATGTGATCAACTACCGCCGCGAGAATTTCGTCGAACGGGTGCGCGAACTGACCGACGGCGCCGGCGTGCCGGTGGTTTACGATTCGGTCGGCAAGGATACCTGGGACGGCTCGCTGGACTGCCTCCGGCCACGCGGCCTGATGGTGTCCTTCGGCAATGCCTCGGGGCCGGTGCCGCCGGTCAACCTCGGCATACTGGCGCAGAAGGGCGCACTGTACGTGACGCGCCCCACGCTGATGACCTACACCGCCACGCGCGACGACCTTCTGCGCTGCGCCGGGGAACTGTTCGAGCAGGTGCTGTCCGGCGCGGTGAAAATCGAGGTCAACCACACCTATCCGCTCGCCGATGCCGCGCAGGCGCACCGCGATCTGGAAGCGCGCAAAACCACAGGCTCCGTCGTTCTGTTGCCTTGAACCCGCAAGCGCTTCAGTCTGCCGGGGCGGCGGGCGCGCCGATCTGCTCGCCGATCTGCACACCGATCCGCTCGCGCCAGGCGGCGGCGTTGGCCATGATTTCCGTGGCGTCCAGTTGCACCAGTTCCCGGTCGACCAACTGCGGCCGCCCCGCGACCCAGACATGCGTGACGGCTTCGCGGCCGGCGGCGTACACGAGCTGCGAGTTCGGATCGTAGACCGGCTGCGTTTCGATGCGCACAAGATCGACCGCGACCAGATCGGCCGCCTTGCCGCATTCGATGGAGCCGATTTCCTCGCCCAGCCCCAGCGCCTGCGCGCCGCCCAGCGTGGCCATGCGCAAGGCCTCGCGCGCGGGCAGCGCATCGGCCCTGCCCGCGACGCCTTTCGCCAGCAGCGCGGCGGTGCGCATTTCATCCCACATGTCGAGGTCGTTGTTGCTCGCCGCGCCGTCCGTACCGAGGGCCACGTTGACGCCGGCCTCGCGCAGTCGGGCCACCTCGCAAAA
This genomic stretch from Acidihalobacter ferrooxydans harbors:
- a CDS encoding quinone oxidoreductase family protein, whose translation is MPGAIRIHENGGPDVLRFEDVAVGQPGPGEVRLRQTAVGLNYIDVYHRTGLYPVELPTVLGMEAAGRVEAVGPGVDELRPGDRVAYAGGPLGSYAEQRLMPARGLVKLPDGIDERTAAAMMLQGMTVQYLIRQTYRVQPGETVLWHAAAGGVGLIACQWLKALGVTVIGTAGTDEKAALARAHGCTHVINYRRENFVERVRELTDGAGVPVVYDSVGKDTWDGSLDCLRPRGLMVSFGNASGPVPPVNLGILAQKGALYVTRPTLMTYTATRDDLLRCAGELFEQVLSGAVKIEVNHTYPLADAAQAHRDLEARKTTGSVVLLP
- a CDS encoding hydantoinase B/oxoprolinase family protein, whose translation is MVNRQVRWQFWIDRGGTFTDIVARAPDGRLLSHKLLSENPGAYADAAVQGIRELLGKAPSEPIPTEHIDAVKMGTTVATNALLERKGEPTLLLITQGFADALRIGYQARPRLFDRHIVLPELLYARVEEMRERIDAQGVVLQALDEADARVRLERAFADGLRAVAIVGLHGYRYPRHERRAAEIARAVGFSQVSVSHEVSPLIKLVGRGDTTVVDAYLSPILRRYVARVAGELGGVRLQFMQSHGGLTDAALFQGKDAILSGPAGGIVGAALTARQAGFDKLVTFDMGGTSTDVAHYAGEYERAFDTLVAGVRMRAPMMQIHTVAAGGGSLCRFDGSRYRVGPESAGADPGPTCYRRGGPLTVTDCNVMLGKLQPAFFPAIFGPDRDQPLDDAVVRDAFAVLAAEIRMLTGDARTPEEVAEGFLRIAVENMANAIKKISVQRGYDVTEYALVAFGGAGGQHACLVADALGVRTVLLHPLAGVLSAYGMGLADVRALRERSLEAPLSDALPPLTAALDAMADEACAELQAQEIAPEQIVVRRRVHVRYAGSDAALEVDFDPSAQHMQADFEAAYRQRFGFLMAGKPLVVAAALVEASGRHYALAADALATHTEPAEPLAHVQTYMAGVWRDTPVYDRACCAAGQRIDGPAILREATGTTVVEPGWQAALTDIGNLVLTRVEAPARREAVGTRSDPVMLEVFNNLFMSIAEQMGFALQNTAHSVNIKERLDFSCAIFDAAGQLIANAPHMPVHLGSMGESVRAVIAGNPGMRPGDVYALNDPYHGGTHLPDITVVTPVFDAAGERVLFYVGSRGHHADVGGRTPGSMPADSHTLAEEGVLLDNVKLVAAGVFREVEIRALLAGGPWPARNPEQNLADLRAQVAANEKGVQGLRQMVAHFGLDTVQAYMGHVQDNAEEAVRRAIDVLHDGAFEYAMDDGAKIAVAVRIDRAARTATLDFTGTSAQRDNNFNAPLAVCRAAVLYVFRTLVDDDIPMNEGCLKPLQLLVPEGCMLNPRPPAAVVAGNVETSQAITDALYGALGVMAAAQGTMNNTTFGNAAHQYYETVAGGTGAGPDFDGTDAVQSHMTNSRLTDPEILELRYPVRVEEFAIRRGSGGRGRHRGGDGVRRKLRFREDMELVILANRRRVPPFGLAGGEPGAPARNWVERADGRIEPMGACERRSVGADDLWVLETPGGGGYGNADEEGTA
- the gph gene encoding phosphoglycolate phosphatase (PGP is an essential enzyme in the glycolate salvage pathway in higher organisms (photorespiration in plants). Phosphoglycolate results from the oxidase activity of RubisCO in the Calvin cycle when concentrations of carbon dioxide are low relative to oxygen. This enzyme is a member of the Haloacid Dehalogenase (HAD) superfamily of aspartate-nucleophile hydrolase enzymes (PF00702).), whose protein sequence is MPEPCKPEPILRGVLFDLDGTLLDTAPDMAGALTALRAEEGLPPLPFEQMRGHVSHGSKGLVDIGFGTALAPERFAALRQRFLDIYAASLCQGTRLFPGMEALLRALESAGIVWGIVTNKPGYLTDPLLHTLGLGARSRCVVSGDTLAQRKPHPAPLLHAATLCGLAPGDCLYIGDAERDIAAGRAAGMRTAIARWGYIDAADRPQTWGADAALEAPADTLSRFFPDARTA
- a CDS encoding aromatic amino acid transaminase, which produces MSLLSSVALAPRDPILGLNEAFAADPRPDKVNLGVGVYRDAQGRLPLLRSVREAEQRLVGEAQPRGYLPIDGLAAYDKAVQALLFGEQAAVLAAGRVVTAQSVGGTSALKIGADFLKRTLPAARVAISDPSWENHRAIFESAGFEVGVYPYYDAATHGVNFAGMLDGLRALHVGDIVVLHACCHNPTGVDLDGAQWAQVIEVLRERELVPFLDMAYQGFGEGNEGDAAVVRMFADSGLAVFVANSFSKSFSLYGERVGALSVVTADADEAERVRSQLKRVIRADYSNPPTHGAMLVSTVLNTPELRALWEEDLGDMRDRIRSMRRGLVARIAAHGDPRDFSFIVRQRGMFSYSGLNAEQVERLREEFGIYAVSSGRICVAALNDANLDAVATAIAAVSA
- a CDS encoding winged helix DNA-binding protein, which gives rise to MTRERIVSSEHLVSAQAAELSEYEYGLIVAGNAFNRWMVRCMAVAGYPDFNATDVLVLHTVNHRGREKRLNDIGFTLNIDDAHIVNYALKKLLKAGLVSAQKRGKERFYRTTERGREVCQRYREVREACLVDAFAAVGPAEKGAVSDAAQRLRALSGLYDQAARSATSY
- the ubiG gene encoding bifunctional 2-polyprenyl-6-hydroxyphenol methylase/3-demethylubiquinol 3-O-methyltransferase UbiG, which gives rise to MSQAQAQTQTNVDPREIGKFEELAHRWWDTDGEFRPLHEINPLRLGFIETHSGGLDGKRVLDVGCGGGILAEAMAACGATVTGIDMGEAPLSVARLHGLESGLKVDYQQITAEALAAHEPGSYDVVTCMEMLEHVPDPESVVQACATLAKPDGHLFFSTLNRNPKSFLLAIVGAEYLMRMLPRGTHEYRRFIRPSELDAAIRAADLHTAHLTGMSYNPLTRQYRLGDDVSVNYLVHAVHA